From a region of the Tachypleus tridentatus isolate NWPU-2018 chromosome 1, ASM421037v1, whole genome shotgun sequence genome:
- the LOC143233378 gene encoding cilia- and flagella-associated protein 36-like, with protein MADEQLKWIFDSLIKFLKDPIWNIPIQTFLEQKSAVFEPGTENEDEYKKIHEEYKNLVDFMLGSHMEDLGISPETFEQACGKADGAIHSQFQQSLFEQVSAADDYEIFKRMMMQKNIELQLQALEILAHYHGVVINSLVPDTSYIPSKEEEEIMEAIINKKEYLIKALEATVIEKTRLEKERKRENEMVEKVEPQDFEARQQYLRQQRDKLLALKRQEREKKLSNYEKTSTQKRPKSSQAARSVVSEGNDIKNVDPQTLAYRKFLAARLKAEVIDSSSTTF; from the exons ATGGCAGATGAACAGTTAAAATGGATTTTTGATTCACTAATCAAGTTTTTGAAAGATCCGATATGGAATATTCCAATTCAAACTTTCCTTGAACAGAAGTCAGCAG TATTTGAACCAGGAACTGAAAATGAAGATGAATATAAGAAAATCcatgaagaatataaaaatttG gtgGACTTTATGTTGGGCAGCCATATGGAGGACTTGGGTATTAGTCCTGAAACGTTTGAACAAGCCTGTGGGAAAGCTGATGGAGCTATCCATTCACAGTTTCAGCAG AGCCTCTTTGAGCAAGTCTCTGCAGCAGATGATTATGAAATTTTTAAACGAATGATGATGCAAAAGAACATTGAGCTTCAGCTACAAGCATTAGAAATACTTGCACATTACCATGGTGTTGTCATCAATAGCCTTGTTCCAGATACCAGTTACATTCCAAGCAAGGAAGAAGAGGAAATCATGGAAGCTATTATCAA TAAAAAAGAATATCTGATAAAAGCCCTTGAAGCTACAGTAATTGAAAAAACTCGACTGGAGAAGGAGCGAAAAAGAGAAAACGAAATGGTGGAAAAG GTAGAACCTCAAGATTTTGAAGCTAGACAGCAATACCTTCGGCAACAGCGTGATAAGCTTTTGGCACTGAAACGTCAggaaagagagaaaaaactctCTAATTATGAAAAGACTTCCACTCAGAAACGACCAAAGTCTTCTCAAGCAGCACGTAGTGTTGTTAGTGAGGGTAATGACATAAAGAATGTTGACCCTCAAACTCTGGCTTACCGTAAATTCTTGGCTGCTCGTCTTAAAGCTGAAGTTATTG